The genomic interval AATGAAAAGCATGTTAGTAGAAAAACAGAAAGGCAAAGATACTGGGAACAAGAACCTTACTGTCAATTCTCAAACGTTCTAAAATAATGTTTTGGCTTTGTCGCAGACTTCGATCAGCCTATTAATTAGAACAGTAAAAGGAAATAATGATCACATGTCGCTGCAATGCAAGTGCACACGTTAATTTGTTAAATTCAGatacaaatttaaatgaacaaaaaACACAACCTAAAATGAATAAAATGTTTATCTAAAACGTAGACTATTAGAATCAATTATGTTTCAGAATATCCACATACATCAAATTGAGTGCTTCTTTGTACCAAGGCTGGATTGTTTCAAATATACTGTCATTTTGTAACCATACATAACAAGCAGCCACAGATTGTTTATCATAGGAACAATCAACATATCAAAGCCTCAAACATAATCCTAATCTTGAAGGCCAGGTTCTTCAGGAAGTTATTGGACCTGGCAGGTCAGAAACCCTTGCCCGTCTCTCAAAACCCAAGGGGTAATTGAGCAACAATTCAGTACATATGATCTAGTAAGACTATTTTTGAGTTCACTACACTTACATGTAATATGAACATTCCTCTTGGACTGAGATGATGCTAGAAATAATACCTTTTATTTGAGTGATATAATGCCTAGCTTCATTCGTAAGCTACAAGAGAATCATGATTCATAGTGATAGAGCAAAGACTTTGACAATGATTCACGTAAACTTTTCACTTATCACTAGGCAATGTCCATAATACTTTTTTTGGATAGCTATCATCCTAGATACACCAATTAGCATCAAGATTCTACAAGATTAGCAAGGTTTTATGAAAATTATGCTTCTTGCTAGGAAACTGACCTTGAGTTTGTAAGACTTTCTCTCGATCAGACAAACTTTGCCAAGCCCATAACAATCTGTAAGCATCTGAGTTAAATAACCTCTGCCAGCTCCAAACTCCACCACAGCTGGGATTTGACTTTCATCCCTACCAAAATGATCTCTTCCCACGATTTCTTGATAAAATGGTTCTGTAGACTCATTTGGTTTCTGAAGGATTCCCGTTGCCTCTATGTTCCCAACGATTGATGCTTGTTGCATGGCGTGCTTCTCTTGGTATGGCAATTTCCTGCAGCAAGAAGGGGAAATGAAAGTCTCCATTGCCACCAACCGAAAATCCAAACTTTCGCCTTACCTATCCAGATGCTGCTGCTTCAGCCATGCACTGCAGGCATCGGGAATTACATATGAATCCAACAAAACCACCGAAATGGTTGAATGAATTGACTTGACCTTCTCAAGAAGAGTTTGGAAATCCTTCACCGAAAGTTGAAGGATTGCATTTCTCTTTGCAGCTGAGTCCACATAATCGTCATCCGGGCTCCCATTTATTCCCTTGGAATAGTATGGTTGGCTCTCCAAAGCTAGCGCTTGCTTCCTGAAAGGGCATTTCTTAACATGGGATTGCAGATTGTCTTCCGACACGGAGCTACACGAGAACAGCAAGAAGAAAAGGGAGTCAAGCGAATGGGAAAGTGGAAAGAAGGTAGAAAGTGGAAAATAGAGGATGGGCTAAACTGGGATGGGTCGATCGGGCAGGGGATCCGGCGAGCACCGGCATCGGGATCATGGTTTCCGCAGAATCTGAGGAAGAAGACTATAACAAATACACAAGAaacgaagaaaaaaaaacagaaagaagaaaaaaaaaggaggagaGTGTTAACCGGGAGGACGGGAGGGGAGTGTTGGCGCAGAGGCGGCGCTTGTTGGGAAGCCAGAACTGGCATCGGTCCGGCGAGGCCGCCGATTCCTCTCTTTCCTCCGCTTCACCGACCAGCGGCGGCGCCCGGGTGACGAATTGAGTCACGGTTGTGGCAACCATCGCTGCGTGGTCACTTAACGAGTGGGGGAGATCTATAAAAGTTGGGTGGGCTATTCACAATTTCACATCCCAAAATTCACTAAACACATCCCAATATTTCTCTCAAAAAACTTTCCTTGGATGAAAAGTCTAAAATATcctttttataaaatatatatctccctttctcctttctcctttctcccccatctcttttctttcatttttttttctcatctaaATCCTAACAACCtaattagggatgacaatttcttATCCGATACAAAAAATACAATCCGAACTGAACATGAAAAAATCAGGTTAGGATTAAGTCTTATTAGGTTCGGATTGGATTCGAGTCAACCTGATTGACATGATTAATAAATGGGTTGGGTTCTAGTTAATCTGAATGACCCGATTACAACCCGTGACCCATTTATAATATTTTCAGGTCGGGTTCGAGTCGGACTctagttaaatttggattaaaataagcatattttaataaaattggtCTTTTCAGGTCGGGTTCGGATTGAGTTCGGGTTAAAATgaacttttttttatatataaatgggTCATTTCAGGTCAGGCCAGGTTCGAGTTGGATTCAAGTTATGGGTCATTTCAAGTCAAGTTCTGGTCAAAGATAGATAAATGGGTCGGGTTTGGGTTGAACAATTTGACCCGAAATATTAATCAGGTCGGGTTCGTGTTTTGATGCTCCAACCCGTCAATCTGCCAACCTGAACctgccaacccgaacccgacccgaattGCCACCCCTAAACCTAATATCTCCCAAAACTTCGGCTTTGTAACAAATTAAACATGATGGATCATGAAGATCCAATTCCCACGATCAATGTAAGCTTTTTTTTCCCCATTTTTTTGCGCATTATAATTGTATATTTCTATCTTTGCAATTTAAACTGTAGCATTCAAACGCACAGTGTTCAGTCACACCAAGTCAAACACTTTGAGCAATGTTCAGCTATTAGAAATCGAACATAATGAAATATGTTCGGTTGATTATTTCTGAGAATAGTTGAATATGTTCAGTATCTTAGTTTCGAACATGTGCAGTCATGTTCGTCCATTTGTAGCCAAACTACTAAGGCAATGTAATGCGTATTTTTACATTTTGTAAAGTTATATTTATAATGTTATGATATTTGCTTATTTTTATTAGGAATCAAATACATGTTCTATGGAGGGTTAGTGTCATTGGTCCTACGAATAATAAGATAGTGATAGATTATACATTGGTGTTTACTACGAATGAATGTTTTGAATCTCGCGATGCACTAGTTGCTTTGGCACATAAGGTGGGCAAGACGAATAGGATGGTTGTAGTACTGAAAAGGTCAGACAGTGGAGATAGTGGAAGGCAGGCTCGTTTATTTTTGCCATATGAACGAAGTGGCCAATATCGTTAACCCAAAGAGATAATGTCTGAAGAAAGATGTGAGAATGTGAAAGATGAAAATAATGTGATCCGAAAAGCAAGCAAGAAGAGACTTACTGGAACAAAGAAGTGTGGTTGTCCGTTTTTAATTaaaggtgatcctgtccgaatgctgaaccaacggacgctgggcacgaggTGCTTTCCGATtgttgacgtggatcttcgactggaggcacgaagctccggcgaacctgcacagaagtcgggccgggaaggggttcccggcggcgaccctccgacgctcaagtcaggtaagcaagtggtgggaaaagtagctccaaagcttgtagaacgcgtacctccggtgaagaatgagggcctttatatagggcagcgaagaagtgagtgtacatcTACCGAGGTGTGCACGTGTCCATGgctcataccccagtaagggcttgtcagtgagcttccctgacccatactgctacagtccaagcatgtccttgACGGGACAGCGGAatctcctgtcataagatttggagcatggcctacacgcGAAACATACCTACTGTCAGAAAAAGGCGTCCCTTGTCCTTTCCCCTTGGCTCCAGATCTGGCGTCCggccggacagctccctcaacatccggccggacatatgcggtggtttacttggggagattctccatcacatgctatgtggagactattagcagttactttatggctttggccgagcgtgcaatcCGCTCAGCCttgcgaccttttccactgagcgccggaaccctgatttcaaCAGGGTGCCTTTAACCATTAGTCAAacatcgtccggtcggccagccgatcggactcatccctctccggacgttcgattccTCCGGACAGCTGgtcggccgtccggtcggacccgaccctctctggatggacaactgccactttgacttctacgtggcgttgactccacagggcggggtcccccgttcttactaccggatcacttgcctccccttcaagtctagtcgaaggaggcgaatagtccgactgactggactacgaatctggccgagcggctcctctatcctccgctcggccaaccatagaggTAGCCTTTAGCGAATCAACAATGACATTCACCGGATCGCCTCGTGTTctgtgccaatcttcgacattaaggtagagcatgctttcattaaatgctccgaatgattgaatgccacgtggagcgCTGCCATAGGCGTACGACGGCGGtggcgtggtgttttgatgtgatcgaagcgattcgaaatggacgacTCGATGCTTGCTTTGATTcctgtgacctggatccaacggtggaggccgcccggcctccaccctataaattctttgtttccttctctccctcacttGCCTCCGCGATTTCGACCATTGCCCCCTGCGCTTCGGAGCTCCAGCAATCCGGTTTCTGCTCTCCGACtctctccggcgcctttccctTGATCCCTTTCCCTGCAGCAAGGTTTTACATCTTTCTTCCCTCTTTTCCGGTGTTTCCTCAgcatttctttctcagtttcgatCTTTGAAACTTCCTTTCGTTCGCTGttatttttctcctgcctttttaCCTTTTGACCCCTCCCGATCGGCcgatggctagctcttccaatctcgaagatcagtcgctcggcccatggtacaccaccatgcagtcccgattcgaacagcgggacttcgatattttggcagacaatttcgaaatcccagaggatttcgaaatttGCTTAgctggtccctccgctcggcctcaccggccgccgcgcggagctttctgtgtcttccgagaccagttttccgccggtcttcgttttcctgtacaccctttcatcatagatgtctgtaactttttcggtgtgccgctcggcagtttagtacccaataccttccgtctcctctgcggtgtagtcgttttgtttaagattcacaacatccccctccgaccggaggtcttcttttatttttattaccccaagcaagctgAGCCggacaccttcatgttccaagctcggcccggcttggtctttttcaacaaacttcctacttccaataaacattggaaggattattttttctacatccgtatgcccaatcaggcaaacttcctgacccagtggcaggtcagtttGCCTCCTACTCCtgagttgaagaagttcaagacccgaccggactacctccacgctgcaaatatactggccggtctgcgacttgacatcaacaaacttctccacgagggagtgatgtacatcttcaggctgagtcctatacggactcctcttccggccggattcggtaagaactttggttgggcatttgctttgattgctaactgatttcttttcctttctttgcagcggacatcgttatGGATTCGGTCATGGCCGATGTCTTGAAGAGAAGGGCGTCCActctggaagccgcggcggccagagaaatggaagctttgggtatccagccggtcggatcccacgaaggagagagcgggactcaggaTGAGTCGACCGCTCCCGCTTCTCagcaaaacgtggccagcggagccacccccctGGAGAACAAAccgcccccgaggaaggttccgctcgggcgGAGGAACAGCCTCAACAAAAGAGGCGCCgcgtggagactcccctgcgctcggctacctcagcggtccaaccatccgagcgggccaCTGCCACCGATCGAGGCAAGGTGCCCGAGGTCGAAGCcctttcgtccgaccggactccttcGGATTGGGACGAGCCAGCTGCTCCAGTGGAGGCTATTCCAATCAGCACTCTTCCGCCCGCTCGCCAACCAGTCAAGCGCTCGACCATTCACTCGCAGTTCTCTGCACCGacttctgatcccggtcggacgatacctggtcacggccgcacagtACGGGTCACTCTCCATCTCTCGACTGAAGAGTTGCTGCTTGAAGCCGACCGacccaccgcgcccgagcacaccattactttgaaggggcctctagccgagatgtgggctgacgctcgggcgcgcatcgCGATGATTCCCCTCCgtaatttggccaatagccatatgcaggagTCTACTGGGGTAAGTTcattttttctgaaattttacgTGTATGTTTTCCACTCGGCTTTTAACAACTTCGCCAtcttgcttcagagatgggtggaagagatagcagtctccaaccgcctggctatggtggatgaagagctgcgacaactgaaggcaggggttggtccgtccggccttcagggcccttcATATTTCGatctgcagaaggagctgaagaaggcccAAGATATGCTGGCGGCCGAACAGAAGAGAACAGCCGACCAGGCTTATCatttggccgagctcgagcgacaagtcaagtcgctcgaccaaaaatttaccctggccaccactcggaagaatacaaCCATTtctgacttggagaagaagaatgtggaggctcgaggcctggagctgaaggtcaaggagttgatggagcagctcgaccaagagaaagtgagccgctcggccgacgccaccaagcataaggacgagctgaCCACTTTGCAAGAATCCCTTGCTGCAGCTCAATCGGCtttcaaagagtaccaagaggctGAGCCGAGTCGGGTTGCAGCTTTAAGACAGgattacatccgctcgcccgactTTTCagagaaaatctgcgagcggatgtacacagctttcgacttggccatgaccGCCACCTTGacttatctgaagtcgaagggccttcttccagaGTCTGCCAATATCCCGGCCGGCGATCAGATGACGCTTCTGGATAACATCCCAAAGACCCTTTATGAATATATTGAGTAGTTTCTGTAATTCGTTCACTTGACTGAACCCTACTTTTtttgtaattaggccgctcggcctaaaaTTATGACTTTAATGCAATATTCTCTTTGTATTCACTGCTTTTTTACATAACTGGTTATCCGTTCGCCCATAATCATCCCTCTAGCATTTGAAAGGGATTCTTACCAAGTTTTTGGAattgcccttccgctcggctaagCATATAATATTTCAACTTAATATTCCCCTTCGACAGCAGAGGTCACTCGCTATATACCAAGCAAGTACCTTTTGgttctgggccgagcggaacgtagaaaCGATACAACTATATTAAAGGCGAATTTCTGGGGCAATTGTGTTCTTTTTATTggcagtcttccgctcggacgtttacagacgccggctcgtctctcgatatttaacgtcggagctcgacggtcttccgctcggacgtttatagacgccggctcgtctctcaatttttaacgtcggagctcgacggtcttccgctcggaagtttatagacgttgtctcgtctctcgatatttaacgtcggagctcgacggtcttccgctcggacgtttatagacgccggctcgtctctcgatttttaacgtcggagctcgacggtcttccgctcggacgtttatagacgtcggctcgtctctcgatatttaacgtcggagctcgacggtcttccgctcggacgtttatagacgccatctcgtctctcgatatttaacgtcggagttcgacggtcttccgctcggacgtttatagacgccggctcgtctctcgatttttaacgtcgggttcgacggtcttccgctcggaagtttatagacgccggctcgtctctctatttttaacgtcggagctcgacggtcttccgctcggacgtttatagacgccgactcgtctcttgatatttaacatcggagctcgacggtcttccgctcggacgtttatagacgccggctcatctctcgatatttaacgtcggagctcgacggtcttccgctcggacgtttatagacgccggctcgtctctcgatatttaacgtcggagctcgacggtcttccgctcggacggtttatcggctcgtctctcgatttttaacgtcggagctcgacggtcttccgctcggacgtttatagacgccggctcgtctctcgatttttaacgtcggagctcgacggtcttccgctcggacgtttatagacgccggctcgtctctcgatatttaacgtcagagctcgacggccttcaaggctaattttgacgcgGCTGATCGGCGGatccattggccatcctttgcattaatttggcttcctgcattacaaggacatgggcgactaacatatacaaaaatgattcattcgtgcacctttcaccccgctcgataaggctggagatgattcgcactccacggtcgatccagctgccacccgtcttcatcctccaagtaataggctcccgagcggagcttttcaataaccttgaaggggcccgcccaaggagcttctaacttgccgacatcaccgaccggcttgactttcttccagacaagatcgccgacctggaatgatcttggGATTActcggcggttgtaattttgcttcatccgctgccggtacgccatcagccgaacggacgctttAGCTCGCACCTTGTCGactaaatccagctccatgttcctccgttcggcgttgccatcatcatagctctggatccggacggactcaacgccgacttcaaccggaataaccGCCTCGctgccatacaccaagtggaacggtgtgacgcccgtcccttccttcggagtcgttcggatggcccataagacgcccggcacttcattcggccaacttcctcccaaatggtctagccgagcgcgcagaatacgaagaatttcccgattggccacttcggcttgaccgttgctttggggataagccacagacgtgaagtgttgctcgatgccgtagcttttgcaccaatcctctaacacaTTCcccgtgaattgccgcccattgtcggaaaccaatcggcgagggatgttgaaccgacagatgatgtgttgccagatgaattttttgaccatctgttcggtgatctttgccagcggctcggcttccacccacttggaaaaataatcgaccgctactagcaaaaatttcctctgcccggtcgccatcggaaatggaccaacaatatccattccccattgatcgaacggacatgaaacggtcgatgccttcatttcctcggccggtcggtgggagaagttatggtacttctggcacgaaaggcacgtagacACTGTTCGAGCGGCGTTtgcttgtaaggtcggccaaaagtatccggctagcaggatcttcttagctaatgctcgtccgcccggatgtcctccgcacgatccttgatgtacttcttggaggatgtaagccgagtcctcggagctcacgcatttcaacaacgggcgtgagaaagccttcttgtaaaactgatcgccgatgagtgtgaaccgaccggctctcctccttagcagctgggcttcaaactcattggatggtgtggcgcctgagcggaggaactctatgatgggtgtccgccagtcgcttagaaatgtgaggccttccatccggtcgacatgcgccaccaataGTACCTTTTGAAtgggctgctgaatggcgaccggcgttattgagctcgcgagtttggctaactcatcagctgcttgattttctgctctgggtatcttctgaacaataacttctctaaaatctgcTTTGAGTTCCTCGAAGGCTttagcgtagagcttgagccgaacactattgatttcgaaTGTACCAgctagctgctgagcggccaactgcgaatctgaatgaagtgttacccgaccggctcccacatgccgggcggcctgcaagccagctatgagggtctcatattctgcttcattgttggtagctttataatccagccggacggataagtgcatcttttcttcttgaggggaaagcaacaatattccaatcccgcttccgagccgagttgacgacccatccacatatattctccacatagcttccggctccggtctttgcacctcagtcacaaaatcggccaatgattgcgctttgatcgccgagcggggctggtattggatgtcaaattcacttagctccgtcgtccatttgatgagccgtccggatgcctctggatttagtagaacacgtccgagcggACTATTAGTTTTGACAATTATGGTATGTgccaggaaatatggacgaaggcgccgagcggcaaggaccagagcgaaggctagcttttcgagcccagtgtagcgagattcagcatcttttaaaatgtgactaaggaaatacacgggcTCCTCTCCGCTTGCCCTCACCAATGCTGAGTcgattgcctgctcggtcgaggataggtaaatacaaagtggctcaccaatagtcggcttggctaataccgggagcgaattcagataggcctttaaatcttcgaacgtccggtcgcattcttcgtcccagtgaaactttgtagccttgcgtaagatcttgaaagaAGGTAGGCTCCGATCGGCgtttttggagatgaatctggatagagtggttatccgaccggtcaaacgttgcacttcccttgtatttctgggtggcggcatatcttgcagagcTTGCACCTTGCTAGGATtcgcttcgatgccccgctcggtcactatgtaccccaagaaacgccctccttttgctccgaacaggcacttctgg from Zingiber officinale cultivar Zhangliang chromosome 6B, Zo_v1.1, whole genome shotgun sequence carries:
- the LOC121992305 gene encoding tRNA:m(4)X modification enzyme TRM13-like isoform X2, translating into MVATTVTQFVTRAPPLVGEAEEREESAASPDRCQFWLPNKRRLCANTPLPSSRFCGNHDPDAGARRIPCPIDPSHSVSEDNLQSHVKKCPFRKQALALESQPYYSKGINGSPDDDYVDSAAKRNAILQLSVKDFQTLLEKVKSIHSTISVVLLDSYVIPDACSAWLKQQHLDRKLPYQEKHAMQQASIVGNIEATGILQKPNESTEPFYQEIVGRDHFGRDESQIPAVVEFGAGRGYLTQMLTDCYGLGKVCLIERKSYKLKADRSLRQSQNIILERLRIDKDLNLKEVNLLKGLQYIAIGKHLCGPATDLTISCCLSGQGEQNKETHSTIPNLQGLALATCCHHLCQWKHYANTKFLLSLGITKEEFHAMTWFTSWAVDADHSSELADMPFNATNISTIKEKQADLLGGSVDDAIRSIPTLDRARLGFMCKEIIDTGRLFWLREHGMEAQLVKYVPLSISPENHLLIAK
- the LOC121992305 gene encoding tRNA:m(4)X modification enzyme TRM13-like isoform X1 codes for the protein MVATTVTQFVTRAPPLVGEAEEREESAASPDRCQFWLPNKRRLCANTPLPSSRFCGNHDPDAGARRIPCPIDPSHSVSEDNLQSHVKKCPFRKQALALESQPYYSKGINGSPDDDYVDSAAKRNAILQLSVKDFQTLLEKVKSIHSTISVVLLDSYVIPDACSAWLKQQHLDRKLPYQEKHAMQQASIVGNIEATGILQKPNESTEPFYQEIVGRDHFGRDESQIPAVVEFGAGRGYLTQMLTDCYGLGKVCLIERKSYKLKADRSLRQSQNIILERLRIDIEDLNLKEVNLLKGLQYIAIGKHLCGPATDLTISCCLSGQGEQNKETHSTIPNLQGLALATCCHHLCQWKHYANTKFLLSLGITKEEFHAMTWFTSWAVDADHSSELADMPFNATNISTIKEKQADLLGGSVDDAIRSIPTLDRARLGFMCKEIIDTGRLFWLREHGMEAQLVKYVPLSISPENHLLIAK